DNA from Triplophysa dalaica isolate WHDGS20190420 chromosome 9, ASM1584641v1, whole genome shotgun sequence:
tgtatgtataaatgactttttgATTCCCATTTCCTGAcatttaatttttgtgtttttgttaccATTATGTATTTCAAAATCAGTTATTTTATAATTCGTTGTTTTGTGGTTCTTCGTTGTATTCTTGCAGGTTTACAATGCCGACGGGGAGTTCCTGTTTAAATTCGGCTCTCATGGAGAAGGGAACGGGCAGTTTAATGCACCTACAGGTGTGGCTGTGGATGGAAATGGGAATATTATTGTTGCAGATTGGGGCAACAGTAGGATACAGGTGGGCGATAAAATATTATGACTAATGTGTTCAAAGTGTATGTATGCtatattaaactttttttttcttatatatgCTTATGTATAAAGATGACATGTAGTTTTTCCTAAACATGAGTATTTCAACAGAGATtatacaaacattcttctatTTCAGTTTAATGTAAAGACTCAGTTTTGATTACGTtccttaaaaataattataaatattgtggctttgtgcattttttttgccGGCATACATGGCAACATTGGCTCATGTTTACTACTAACAACAACGGATACTGAATATGTGGAcacttctttaaaaatatttttttggttaaaactAAAGGAGTATttgagcaagtacataaaaCAGTGATCAAATCCTTTACCCTGATTCAAAACTGTTGGTTATTTATAATGTAGGTCACATTTTACCTGAAATGTTTAATTGACTTAATTTGAGTAAGTTTTGCACttctataaaaacaaagaaacctgcagttttacatttcaaaGAAAGATGGCGCCATTGATGCAAAAGTAAGGGATAGTTGGTAACTATCTCCTGGCTAAATCTAATTCCATTTTTCTCCTTCAGGTGTTTGACAGTTCTGGCTCTTTCCTGTCATACATCAATACGACGGCAGACCCTCTGTACGGCCCCCAGGCTCTCGCTCTCACGTCCGATGGTCACGTAGCCGTGGCAGACTCTGGGAACCACTGTTTCAAAATCTATCGATACCTGCAGTAGACACCATGATGAAAGGTTTAGCAGGTTTACTGTAAGGTTCTCGTCTCTTTAGCATTTCATGTGTTCCTTTGCACATAATTCGgcacacatttttttccagaaGACAATTGACTGGTTTTAAGTTGACGTGTCGTGAACGAACCCAGGGTTTAATGAATGTTGCAACCGTATTTGATTGATTTGCATAAATCATTTCCAAACTGAATGTTCAGtatgttaaacacaaataataacaCTCAAGGTTCACCAGATATTGACCAAGGCAGCTATCCGTACGCTTTCAAAGGACGAAGCATTATGTGctgttttccaaaataaaaagcTTCTTTGTAAACCAATTTATGAAATCAAACTGGGattgatgaaatatatattgtaagCATTTCTTCAGCAGTTCATAAACGCTTGAGCTTTAGAATGACCTTTAAAGGACGCTGTTACACATCGAAAAGCTATTTGAGCTTTGAGTAATTGTACATGTTTATGCCTTTATATCATACGGTGTAAATTTGATCGCCATCGGTTTGCTGTAATATAGTTTTGGAAAATCTTACTGCGCTAAAGCTCGATATTTAAAGTAACCCGGCTGTTAATGTAAAGTGGCTTTTAGTAAAGCTGCCTCAAGGTTTCTTGTGTCTCTTTCATGTCACAACAGCACAATTCACATATCGCATGATCTTTTTTCTGCCTATGTTTAAAAGGTCAAGTACATTTTTCTGTACACGCTCTTGGAATGTACaagttattttttaagttaaaagtattttgtttatttgcaagcTCAATGCCTTCAGTGGATAAGAAAAGATCGGGTGGATACGGCTTACGtgttgtgaaatgttttcacaACAAAGGGAATATGTCAAGTCAATATAATggaaaaaaattcaacaataaagggaaagttcaagaGAGTAAAAGCCATCTTACGTTGCCAAATTCGAGACAAAATAGACTGTTCACAGTTTACCATATAACTGAAGCATTTactactgttttttatttgttagttttagttCGATTTATATGAATGTAAGAAAAAACTGTGACAGCAAGTTTTATCATTTTGGTCCAGATGTCACACTATTAGAATACAAAGCCGAAATGAATTGAATCAGATGAGCATTTGTACTTTATTTGGAGTCAGAACGTTTCTTTTCTGATAAAACTTAACCTGAACAAATGTGCACAAGCGATGGAAAGCGAGTGCTGTTTAAGCCACTTCTACAGTATTCTGTACTAAAACGACGGTGTAACAGAACACAAGGCGTTTTAAATTTGGTATGTATTCTGCAATAATCCTCAAATATGTATCAGAAATGTACCGTCTCGAAAACAAGCCCTAAGAAGagtatgtatttataatatgGGCAGTCAgagatgttttataaaataatatctgAGGTTATTGTAATAAAGTTCTTCCCTTTATGTAACAGGTTAAGAGTAAAGAGAAGCTACTGTATTGCCAATATTACAAACCTTCCACAGTAAAATCAAAACTGAACCTTCAGGCTCTCAATTCCAATGTATCCAACAACTGTAACTGTCTGTTTGTATGTCAGTATGCACTAGAAATAAAAGCACACAAATGACTAAGCCAACTACTGATTTCATACATggctctttttgttttctaaatgtcaCAGTGTCTTAGGGGGTGCTGTCGCATGAATTCCTTCAACAGAGAGCAGGCAGAGCTACTCTTGGTTCCTTTGCATTTCTTCTCCTCCGGTATCTCTTCAATCCAGATGTTACCGTTCAAAATATACCTGTACCTTTAGAAACGGAAAAACTGattcattaaacatttctgtacctTAACCAGGCACCAGCAATACATACTGTATTCCCCATGAATGCATgaactgataaaatgtatatcaaAGTCAAACATTTGGTGTCTTAGCTTACTGCAATTCTGCGTTATTCAGAAGGTAAATATCTTCATTCTGCCCCATAAGCAGATAACTTGCTTCGGATTTCAATGTAAAACCACAAGCCGAACGCAGCACCATTTGACGTGTGGCATCCTTACGGATGGCAGAGTCCTTTCCTTTAACAGGACAGCAAGTGTTATTATTCTAAAGGAATAGTTaatccaaaaacaacatttctgtcatcattactcacACGTCATCTTaaatctttatgacttttttcttttgcGGATCGAAAAAATGgcattttgaaaaacgttggtaaccaatcAACATttacccccattgacttccaaaaccactgaggcatttctcaaaatgtcatcatttgtgttccacaaagaaTTGAGAACTGCAGGTTTTGAATTAGATGAGGTTTTAtaaattgacagaatttttacttttgggtgcaCATTTCATACTTAAAGCTTGAAAACACTCAAGTCCAACTCACCCATCTGAAGAACTTCAGAGATTACTGCTGTGTAGTACACAAAGACACCATCCTTGCTTAAGTCGACAAATTTGATAACGTAAACTATAGGAAAAcagaatttatataaatatacatttaaaagtttgaCCTGGCTGcaaaaattgtgtattttttggttTGGTTTCCCACCGTAATCGGTGACAGGCGAATAACATGCAAAACTAATGCGAGTGTCTTGTTTTATGTTCTTGCTGAAGGTGACCCTCAGTTTCGGACAGTCGCCTATAAAGGGATgagataaaaatgtatttcttgtaCAATACAGTTTACAGATACTACCTATATGCAGACAGTGTAAAGAATACACACTAAAGTAAAAGGGTGTTTACTAACCCCTGTCTCTATTCTCTTATTTAATATGCAAGAGATGGTTTCTCACCTTCTGCACATGTGCACACGTCCCCGTCGCACAGTTTGGAGATCATTGGGCTCTTCATAGGGGCTGTATAGAATATGCCGCATCTCCTCTCTGCTTAACACATGTGGTGACATCATGACATGCAGATACAGTTACAGTTCAAAAGGTATTAAAAggtaaacagtttatttatgaCCTGGGTTGTAATAGTCATAGACGACAGCAGCCGCTGGCTGGACGAGGCCCATGGGAACAATCAGATCAGCACCAAACCAAAAACACCTCTCAGCTTCATCGATCTGGTGACATGATCACATTTTCAAATCACTGGGTGATCTTTTAACATTATTTCATAAAGGTTTCAGGCATCATAACAGAATCAGACCAGGTCATAGGCATCATTGTTTTGAATTTAACTAGCAACTTTATATAGCAGATGTCTGGAGCTGAACAGCAAAAAAGAGGAAGCAATCAAAACATTAAGAGAGGTAAGACAAAAAAATTCAAGAGATACaaaaacatttcgactttattctcgtaacatttcgactatattctcgtaacatttcgactttattctcgtaacatttcgactatattctcgtaacatttcgactttattctcgtaacatttcgactttattctcgaaatcttggattttttttaacgtggcactaaagtCGGACTTTGCAGGAGCGATTCCTCAGTTTTGTATATTTCTGTACCAAGAGGTCACGCTGTGACGCTTttatcttctattggtctcacgcactcacgtgaGGCAGATTCGCAGGTCAGATTTCACCAAACTTGTACTTTACTACGCAGCGAAATGGAACATTTCTTTGGACGGGCTTGCGTTTCCGGTCTATTGCATATGTAAAAATGGAAATCAATAGAACAAGAGGTCAAGTGTGACTGCGACTTTAGGAAGTTTGGAGagtaaaagtgttttaaatgaaatgaaattatacattataaaaaaattaacaataggaataaaattttatttaactaGATTTAACATTGTCACTGTCGGGCAGACATGTATCtcaatttcttttttacataaatcattactattggttaccctttatgtttgtctgtatgctttgcaaatatttaaccaattaaaaagattaaaaacagcTTCTccctttgacaacacagtaaaaCGTTTACCATTTCCTCAAATGTAGTTTTTAACACACAAGTTTTTTGTCCGACAGCCgcaagaaaataaaacactttttgtctttgtgtatCAGCTTTTTCTATTTGACAGTAGTAATAGAAAAACCTTAATTACCTCTGCAAAGTATAGAAATACTTTATTTTGGTAAACGTCATAATGGTCAATATATTGCTCAGAACCATTCATAAGCtgtagaaaagaaagaaagaaatgcatttttaaataaatctatacattttttctcaGAAATCATTGATACAGAAAAAACTTTGAGAACTGCATTCGGACTTGTTCTAGATCCCCTGTGTTTGGTCTCATGCCGCTCAGCAGTGAGATGTCAACTACGATCATACCAACAGAACTGTTCATTTTCACCCTGTGAGTGAAGAATCAATTTATGTcaaataatataacatatagGCCTATCAAGAATGTACTTCCATATATAAAGATAATACACTAAACCGCTACCAAAAAGTAATATTCTGCGCTCACCCCACACACACTGTGTATATGAATGAACTCTCTTTTCTCGGCTCCTCTGAAGCTTGTCTTCTTCTGCGACTGCGAAGATCAAACCATTCCATGCTGCTCCTGGGCTCATCTCTGTTTAGATCCTCATTGGTATCGTAATTGTAATCATCATCAAACAGTTCTTCATTTTCCTCAGTTTCTACAAAACAACATGTTGATCTTATACTCAATTTATTCATACAGaacaatttatatttcttttctcCTCCAGGGatattttacatactgtattccAACTCTCCTTTCACTTTAACAGTAAGGTAAAGGAGGTCACAGTACGATTCGTCAGTTTTCATAGATCTGTACGTCTGTGCAATCTGTAACAAGTtcacataaaatgaaaaactcGAAGATCCCAGAGCCACAGAAATTGATCATTTTCTTCAATATTTTTAGGTGAGGAAAAATGTACCAATAAAGTACCACGTCCTGTTCCTTCGACTTTTACGGTCATTTTTCCAGGATTTTTGACCTGTGGAAAGAAACGTGTAATATTAAATTACATGACATcataagacatttttatttcttggaCAGTTCAAAGGGAAGTGAAACATACGAAAGCATTTCATAAACCTAATGTAGATTTTAAACTATACTAAGATTGAAGAGCAGGTAATGACAACCTTTATTTACAGGTGAGGCAATAAAAATTATGCCATCTTACTTGCCTCAATGGCAGCCTGGGTATGCGCATTTTGTTGAGTCAAACGAATGCCCTCCCTTTTACCATTTTCATGACACATTTCCACCTGCAGATTAAGATCTTCCACGTCATTGTTCTGTGCGCTGTATTTTGCTAAAGCCTCGAGGGCCACGACTGTGTCCTGAAATACACATAGCGTGATTAAGAAGGTGCATCCAACATGGTTTTGTCAAAGATAATAacattaactttattttatatagcgcCTTTAAAAGAAGCCtctcaaagcgctttacataaATAATGAGATATAGAAATTCAAAATACAATAGAATTCAAGCAAAATAACAACAAGgtagaaacaaacaaagaacaaatagaaataaaacacgaaatactaaacacataataaacacaaaataatacaaaacaaatggaAATAAAGACAACATGCTCACATTTGTCACATAAAAACTAAGctaaaaaacttaaaaactttGTACTGGGGTTTAGGGTATTAAGAGCTCTGACAGATATTGAGGAGCCAAATCATTTAAGGCCTTACAAGTGGACAGGAGAATTGAAATCAATTCGAAACTTGACAGGAAGCCAGGTTTCTAAAATAGGTGTAATGTGAACTATTGCACTGGTTCTAGTCAAGATACGTTCAGCAGAATTGTGTACCACCTGTAGTTTACTGAGGGTGGCTTTTGAGACTCCTGACAACAATACATTTCAATAGTCAATTCGGGAAAAAACAAGTGTTGCTTAACTTTTCAGCAACAGAAAATTTCAAGATGGGGCGTAATCTAATTTCTGAGATGAAAAAAGTACTTTAACTGTGTTACGAACATGAAGATCAAATGTTAAATTAGCATCAAATATCACcccaaatgttttaatttagtgTGAAACTGTATAACTGAGCCATCCACAGCTCAGCTTTACATAACTGGTGAGGGGAACCAATGAGCATCACTTCAGTCTTATAACAAAGTTGTTgacttggaaaaaagggagtcgactctgaatcacgcaaacgagtcgtgcCATAGTCCGATTCACCTCACTATATATAGTCCCCGCCCAAGATTTGCTAGGACTTCCcccgaaaacttcactcttctccccaaAACACTGCagcttgtgagcctcattcgcggttGACCAATTACAGACCATCTGATCAATCAGATCAGAGCAGGCTGGCGGAAAAGAGGGGATTAGACGAATGGTTCGccgaacaaatcatttgagagtcagtcaagaagtaaggttaAGGTTATAAAACTGCCAATTATAACAAGATAATAATGTTTCTACAccttgtatgtacataaacgtGTTGTACACTACATACACCCAAATAAGACCTTAAAAATCAAGGAATATTTACTCTTCAAGACAGAGAAAATGATCAcacattaattttttatttcagagataTGATGTGAAAGAAAAGAAACGGATACTTTAATGTcagatttagaatgtatgtgtaTCTGGGTGTCATCcgcataaacaaaaacattaggACCAGCATGGACCGAGAGCATAGCAGAAATGCGCTTCCGCAAAGATTCTTTCCGTGCGCAGATACCATTCTGCGCTCTCGCGAGGATATGTTTACGcttttggaaatgttttgcGCGTTAAAATCACTCGCGTGTGGTTTTCGTGCTTGCAAGTTTTGGGGCTAAATAAACGGCATACAAGAGACCTCAGAAAGTTGGCAAATAGGGATAATGTACATACTATCAAAATGATAGAAGATCAGCATGATAACACTCAAAACTAGACCCTCAACTGGTTCAagctgtttctttttttactcgACAATTTATTGTAACTAACGTTTCTTTGTGCTTCTGCTGAATGGAACACTTGTCACCCACCTGTGTCGACCGGAATCCACCACCGTACCCACGCTGCTCTGTTAGCCAGTTTGCGATTTTTTTGGCCGTCTCTTTATCTCTGACAGACATCGCATTCAGCAGCCCATATGCTGTGGTCTCCACAGCCTCGGCATCCGCTTGACCCTCTGATTTGCCAGCCTTGGCATTCCAGAAACACTTTGCTTCACAGAATAAAGAGAAAGATAAGGGAAGAATTAGAAAAGTAAATACAGCTAATAATTTATGACCAGAGATTATTCcttattattattgatgatCAGTATAAGGTGTAGCGTGTTAAAAAGGTATAACTGGATCATGTCTACTTTTGATAACAAAGTCCTAAGACAAATTATTGAAGATGGGGTGTTATCACTaacatttgtcacatttaacTTTATCTTTCAGCTTTTGCTGGGCACGTTGAGCTCCAGGGGTCAGCGGCTCATGCAGGGACATAACGTAAGCTGTGATAGCAACCGAATATAGATTCTGCAGGACATCCACCTTCTCCTCTAGATAAGACTTCGCTTTTTCCATAGCCATTCTCtggaatagaatagaaatgTGCTGCCTTCACGTGCAGTTGGGAATATCATAATTACATTTCCAAGGGCAAGTCGTATTTATGATTTGGAATCTTAGAATTATAGATGACACATAACTTGCAAAGTTGTAATGTCCTATGGGGTGTGTCAATTTATGATTAATGAATAATCATGTAActtttaaaaaaggtgcttcaaaaggctgttcgatgccatagaagaactttttggttccataaagatatGGTTCTTTGTAGTAAAAAACATGCTCCTATGGTATCgttgtgaagaacctttcaagcacctttatttttaagagtgtaatctttttaataaataattaatactTAATTAAtgatacataataaataatgacgtatttcattaataaatgatttttgtaaagtttttttttttaaagtttctcaATCCTTTTAAATGTGCTATGTATTGAACAGTTTGTGAAAactaaacttttatttattatggttTCAGTCTTTGAcatgtcaatattaaagatagtTCAACATTAAAGATATAAGAAGAATAATGGTTGATTTTATGTAGGAAACATAAAGTCACCAAAAAAAGTCTGGgatttcacaggcagggtcataTTTTATGAgaagaaaagaataaaaaattgacattttaaattcataagGGCAAAATTAATTATTCAGAAAGTATTGTTTGGTTTACAATAGTCCCGTGATATTTTTCAACTTGCATATATGCACACATGTAGTTGATATAATTGATGTTCTACTTGAAAGAACGAATTTCCTTGGTATGCACTTGAAGGCAGCACTGAATACAACAGAATATCCTTAAAATTGAAGCCTACAGGGTAcatcttttctttcttattaCAGATTATAAAGTAGTTTTTGTATtctcttgttatttttttcatacattACCAGTTCTGTGTCTGTTCCCAGATCGTACAATTTCACGGCACGATGCATTGATAAAAGCACAAATGCAGTTAAAGCAACATCCTCTTGTGCCTGTCCAACTCCTCCCTAAAGACAAACTCTTCCTTTAGTCAATAttagttataaatataaaactcaAAATTTGAATATTTAGTTAGCTGTTATTTTAGCCATACCTTCATACTTCTGTCATACAATGCATTAGGATCATCCCATGCACCATTGTCTTTCTGTTTGGTGATCAAATAGGACATGGCCTCCCTAATATAAGAGTCTTCCACAGGGATGACGTCTCGGGCCTGTGTCAGCTCTTTGGCAATAAATGCAGTAAGCCTATGAGAAGACGGATGAAAGTGTCGGATAAAAGTGTCATCATATGAGAGTTAGCATGCATTTAGGATTTAGGCTAAATTATCTACAGGAACTAAAAACTTACCAAATACTGCTGGGTGTCGACAGAAATGCTCCATAAGAGCCATCAGTTTTTTTGAATGTGAGAACTGTGGTGTAACCTGGAAAAACACATAAAGCCAAGACGAGTACAGTAAATTCAGATGTACTGGATTTTTGTATCCTGGTTGGCAATCGTATGCAAATGTCAAATCctgctttcattaaaataaagtcCTTTTTCTCTGACAGTGTTTTGTACTGTTttgcgtgttgacaaaatgtttatatgctctcctgcTTGTAAGTCATTccagataaaagtgtctgccataTGAATATATGCTAATGTAATGGTACAGGTAGTTTTGTATACGCACCGGTCTGGATCATTGACTTGGCCTCATCTCTACGTTCAGCATCGAGTGATATCCATTGGTTGGTTTCATCCAGGTATCTCATGGCATGAATAGCGGGAGACATTGTCACCATAGTCTGTTCTGCGCATCCTGTAGGAAGCTGAATGAGTCTGTTAACACCTTCCAGGTGAAGACAGTTATCCACCGACTCTCCCATCATGCCACCTGAAACATATCAGTTATATCTAAACATTTGGAAACACTAACAGACCCAAGCCAAGCTGGCCTTCACTTCATTTACATGTAAGTGTTTATTAATACACAATGTACTTGAGCTGCATTAGAGTTAATTGTTTATTGTGGCCTCTTAAGTGCACTTTCAAGTCAACAGAATGAAGAAACCTTCACTTTACCTTTAAAACCCACAGACGTGGAATCCTGCCCATTGGGAATTTTATCAGCAGGGATTGGAATATCGATCTCTAATTTCCTGGCTgcgcaaaacaaaaataaaggttttggcCAAAGCTTAAAACgtaattaataaatatgttgtaTCCGTACCATTTGGATAAATGTTGAACTCCTTGTCAATAAAGACAACTTGCCCTTCTTCCTAAATATGAAGAATCAGAAGCAAATATGAATTgttatatttgctatttttataCGCTTTGACGAAggtattaaaatgtacattctAAAAACAATATGGAAAAAACCCTTGCAGACTCTATgacatgtttataataataataataataaaaaagaggGCTTAAAGCattagttcaccaaaaaaagaaaattctctcatcattgcTATTTCAATTCCTTTATGACTTTCgttgcaaaacataaaaaatatattttgaagaatgtgttaACCACACCCATTCAATTGCATTGGTTGTGTCGCTCAAACAGAACTGAATGTGTGactgttaccaactttcttcaaaatatcttctcttgtgtcttgcgaaggaaagaaagtcaaaaaggttcaaaatgacaatagggtgagtaaatgatgacagaattgtcatttttggttgTTGTCActttcaaatttgtatttttgtttttataaatgttttgacataaaagaTAGTCATCACTTGTGATTTCCTAATAGTACATTGTGGTGATGTTTCAGTCCCTTCAAGTATCTCATATATGCAAGAAAACACATCACCTCCACACGCAGCTGCTTTTGTACCCGGTCACGGGCGGTTGGTGAGCCGTAGGCCAGCACAGTTATGGGGATGTTTCCAATGACGAGTGGCACCACAGTGAAATACACGGCCAATGCCGAGTTACCAGGAACTGTGACCAGCTGTTCCACATCACTCCCACCAACACTACACAGCCCATCTGCTTTATCCATCTTCACTTTAATCTAAAGACAGATCATCGCACAAATATTCAGTAAACTTGAAGGCCTGAATAAACGCTTGGTGAGCATTGAATTTACCGGTAAACTATCTGGCTTGTAATTGTACACGACAGCTTTGACCTGAAGCTGCTCGTTTCTTTTTACAGAGTAAGGAAGGATAACAGACACAAAAAAGTCCTGGAAGACCCTCAGGGGTTTCGGCTCTGCGATGCAGAAACCTGAAGAAATGACAGTGACAAGTGATCAGCTTCTAAACCAGAACAAAGACTgtacagaaaacaaacacagattttaTAGACCTTTTGTGGGAGAGATGCCCACAGCTTGGACTTCCCAGGTAGTTATGGAGTCAGGAGCAACTGCAGGATGTCTGGAAGGTTGTaagaaatttaagaaaaaaattatatgattAAAGTCTTTAGTTAAATGGGAAACGTTTCATTTGTTTACTCCAAAAAACTAGGCAGAAGGGTTACCTGACAGTGCCAGAATTATCTGAATCAACAATTGTCCACATCCATGACTGTGGAAAATAACTGCGCAGATGAATATCGTCCACATTAATCATACTTTCATCCAATGTATTGTCATTGGCAATAGCTAGAGAAGAAAATGTGAATTCACAACACAATAAAGTTATATCTACTACAGTTTCAtagaacaaaataaacactattGTGCAATACAGAATATTAGCAGACATGAAGGTCATAGAATGCAAAAATCaactttaattatttaattttaaaatgtggtatttataaatttgtattgttttgcaagatgtccagaagcacttcctgtttcctttttGGGAATTACAAGAAAAATACAagataaagaacatttaaaggtCATTGTGTTATTTCTTGGAGGatctactgaaagaaatgcaatataatatacataactatgtcttcagaggtgtaaaaagaaCTTAAtgaagctttttgtttttattaccttagaataagctgtttctatctacatacaccacgggtccccttacatgaaattcaccatgttgcTTCTACAGTAGATACTGTAATAACGTAAATACTGAAAATGTGACAACACCTTAGCTCTCCCT
Protein-coding regions in this window:
- the c4 gene encoding complement C4, encoding MVSPLVYIVFVFLAVDAKTPTCLIVSPNIIHLGVDETVSVQLHGATKSTSMHLYFRHQIKENMVSIKKSIILNEENQYQAVVKLQVDHRLFESISKDSYVQLVAESKDIFNRGPRRVSIFVSRKRGYIFIQTDKPIYNPGEMVRYRIFTLNHVMLPMNDTIHVKITNSKGLIVDNRMMGSQEIMEKSITIPDMEVAGHWTILVSFENSPESDTTSRFEVRKYVLPSFEVKIVAPLPYHTLKSTSFPFNISARYTYGKGVNGVAYVRFGLLDEKGNRTYLQGTEKQTEVVDGTGQTEILTEELSEASERSDIRFMEGYYLFIAVSVLEKASGNLEEAESSSVKIVTSPYVIDLSKTKQHFTPGGVFSVVATATYPNGNRVPYLKFKATVQVTTQGSTKQILNEEGLGNDIGDIAMSFQISPLAKTLFITVFAEGSDKEVILSDAKMTVNAVEDVEGRYLSLEVEHQILQPGQNLKATLRDITPPNSARPTFFYLLVLSKGRIVHVRRVQRTEITTTNVDFTEDLVPSFRLIAYYFIDLPNHQKIVADSVWVDVKDVCKGKVEIDSLDTMKPAKQFELLVKTDPNSRVALAAVDSAVYILNKNKLSPQKMFEDMNSYDLACSVGGGEDSSAVLQGAGLTFICNCDLASPKIQEHKCFAKRRNRRGAVDHIAEYNALVNSYKNQERKCCFDGTRLSKVLLTCNDRVRNIKHSASCRAAFEKCCKAAEERRKKERFERLKNSLGRAIANDNTLDESMINVDDIHLRSYFPQSWMWTIVDSDNSGTVRHPAVAPDSITTWEVQAVGISPTKGFCIAEPKPLRVFQDFFVSVILPYSVKRNEQLQVKAVVYNYKPDSLPIKVKMDKADGLCSVGGSDVEQLVTVPGNSALAVYFTVVPLVIGNIPITVLAYGSPTARDRVQKQLRVEEEGQVVFIDKEFNIYPNARKLEIDIPIPADKIPNGQDSTSVGFKGGMMGESVDNCLHLEGVNRLIQLPTGCAEQTMVTMSPAIHAMRYLDETNQWISLDAERRDEAKSMIQTGYTTVLTFKKTDGSYGAFLSTPSSIWLTAFIAKELTQARDVIPVEDSYIREAMSYLITKQKDNGAWDDPNALYDRSMKGGVGQAQEDVALTAFVLLSMHRAVKLYDLGTDTELRMAMEKAKSYLEEKVDVLQNLYSVAITAYVMSLHEPLTPGAQRAQQKLKDKVKCDKSKCFWNAKAGKSEGQADAEAVETTAYGLLNAMSVRDKETAKKIANWLTEQRGYGGGFRSTQDTVVALEALAKYSAQNNDVEDLNLQVEMCHENGKREGIRLTQQNAHTQAAIEVKNPGKMTVKVEGTGRGTLLIAQTYRSMKTDESYCDLLYLTVKVKGELEYKTEENEELFDDDYNYDTNEDLNRDEPRSSMEWFDLRSRRRRQASEEPRKESSFIYTVCVGVKMNSSVGMIVVDISLLSGMRPNTGDLEQLMNGSEQYIDHYDVYQNKVFLYFAEIDEAERCFWFGADLIVPMGLVQPAAAVVYDYYNPERRCGIFYTAPMKSPMISKLCDGDVCTCAEGDCPKLRVTFSKNIKQDTRISFACYSPVTDYVYVIKFVDLSKDGVFVYYTAVISEVLQMGKDSAIRKDATRQMVLRSACGFTLKSEASYLLMGQNEDIYLLNNAELQYRYILNGNIWIEEIPEEKKCKGTKSSSACSLLKEFMRQHPLRHCDI